Genomic window (Ananas comosus cultivar F153 linkage group 16, ASM154086v1, whole genome shotgun sequence):
TAAGTCGAAGAAGACAAAAACGATCACAAGTCTCCTCGGTATGATCGAGAATGTGCATTTCGAGAATTTTCATGCTTGTTATTGCTTGCATCTGTCTAGGTTAATGTCACTTATTTCTGATGTTTTATAGTTGTTCCAATTGATTTAATTGTAATTGGATTCATGTAGCTTGTAGCAGCCCACACTTTGGACCTTTATCTCTCGAAGGAAATTCGTTGGCCAATGCAAACCACTTGAAGGAGGTCCCTTTACCGTCATCTGCACAAAATGCAAGTCAAGTTGCTCCAAGAGAACGCGATGTCATGTCGTTGGCTTGGGACAACTTGCAAAATTTAATTGTGAGAAAGGCTAACTCCACACCAGAGGAGGACAATGGTGAATGATTAAAGAATTCTACTATGTAGTTATACACACACAGACACACCCCCACACGCACACAAACTCACACACACGCACTTGAggttttcattaattttttaaattgcttGCACCATATTTCTCCTATTTATAAgaacttttttatgtttttcagCTCCTTATTCACAAACATCAACGCCACACTCATCAAGCAAGAAGCAAGTCAATTTCAATGAAATGGACTCCTCTGAAACAACAATCAAGTCTTCGAAATCCTTGAAATTAATAAACTACGGACATGTACGTCGACGAGGGGAGGGTCAGTTTCCTCTTGCTGAAATAGTTCTTACATCTAGGAGGCAATTTTCACTTTAGAAGTTCTTGTATTAATTTGTTCTTCTGTTTTTCTTTCACATAGCTGTGGCAAAGGTCCAAAAAATGCCATCACTAATATCGCAACGAAGGCCTGTCACACAAGAGGAAGTGGATAGAGCTCTTGAAAGGGCGAAGTTATTTAAATCAAAGAATCCTTCCACTCTCATAGTAATGCAGGATTCCTATGTTTATAGCAGCTTTTTCATGGTAAGTTCACCTTTTTGTTATTCTGCTATTTATAGCCGATGAATGTTAGCTAACAAGACCACATGGCATGTTTCCCTATGTATGCAAGTTGCTCACACTACTCTTTGCAAGGAAAGCTATTTTTGCTGTTTTGTACATGTTGTGTTTCACCTTTAAAACTGTTTCACATGCTAAATTATTCTAGATTTGATATACTTGTTATAAACTCGTAGGCAATTGAAGTTAGGAAAAGCTTGCACATGCTAGTAGATTGAAGATAAATTTCAAATGGTGGATTATCATCTATCATTTGAAACAAATGTTTGTTCTGCTGGCTCCTAAACAATTACATTACTCTAATGTTCCACATTTGAATGTATTAGGTTTACTCTAATGTTCCACATTTGAATGTATTAGGTTTAGTTATCTTGCTTACAGTAGGAGTTTAAAATAACCAAGCTCAAGCAAGCTCATACATGCTAGGGTTGGCTCGAAATAATTAGCGTATTAGCTTGAACTAACTCAAGCTTGGCATGTTTGATATTTAATAGAGGGACCGCTCTCTTTAAGGCAGAAGCCCCCTATTGTCTGGGATCTGAAACCACATCAGATTTGAACAAAACTGTTTAATTGCCCCACAATCGAAGTTGTCCTATGTGGGGCTGAATTTCACCGTTATATGGAAAGCAAGACCCACACTAACTAGACAAGCAGAGCTCCAGACCCACACTAACCAGGATCAGTTACTTTATTTAGTAAATCATGCatagttttgagcttttctaaGTTGAGTTCATGGAAACTGACTCGAGCTCAAGCTAGGTGCATTCAACAAATTTATCTCGAAAGCCTGGCTTGAGCTCTATCTATTTGATAAAAGACTGAGCTTGGGCTGGCATGAAAACCATGCCAATTTCAATGGCGCACTCCTAGTTTATATTTCTAGCTGTTTCTAAACTCATGTGTTGTCAGCTGTCATATGAGGTACTTGCAAATTGTAGGACAATGCGCAAGTGCAGAGGTACTTGAAAATTGCATGACAATGCATAAGTAGCAAGGTAATTGGTCATGGATATTGCTGAAATTTATAGTTTGTTCCTTTAAACGAACACGGAAAGAATATGTTAATATCAGTATCTCTTGTCTTCACTCGTTGAAGTGAGTGAGTGTTTTTTGGGCCCTTTTAAAAATTGGTAGTCCTTGTTGTTTGTTTGCTGGTCAAATGTGCTTTGGTTAATATCCGTGGAATTTTTTGTTTTAGGTCAACTTACAAAATCAGAACATACACACTCACAGACAGAAATAGACAGATGCTTTTGATGAAGCTTCTTGAAGTGTAATTTCTTCAAAATGTACTATGCCTACAAGTTATTAACATTTCACAGTGCGGTGGACCAACTTGACAGGAGTTACTTCTAATTGACATTAGAATTATACTATGCTCACAAACAATCTATGAATTTTCTATGAACTCAAGGGTATGAATTGCTGGATTTACTCAGTATCGTGCTTTGCGGTTACCCATCAATGTAATATAACTAGGGCTGccaatgagccgaacacgactTGAGCTAgggccagctcgtgtttggctcaacTCCTTAAAGAACCAAACATGAGCTAACTCGAATAAATTCTGAACCGATCTCGAGTTGGGTATTTCAAACTCATCACGAGCTGGAGCCGAAGCCGGTCTTCTCGCCCTCCTTAGTGGAGGTGGGGCCGAGCTCGTGGGAGAGGAGGCGAACCTGAGCCTAAGAGGACAGAGGTGGGGAGGCCGAGGGAGAGAATAAAATTAGTTCTAGTTTTCTActaattattttcgatgatgggacatctgaatcgatgatcggcttcgttagCCTTGATCTACACTGTTAGAGttatctaaaaaccaaatttcatattttttgacatcatttgattAGTGACCAAAAgttctcaaaattgacaattttaatgaccgatgtGATACATTTATAAGTTTAGCGGTGTGGAATAATCCAATTccagtaaaattttgatagaatttttgTTCCACTATTTAGAGCTAGATCAGTAAATCTGATCAGAAATTTGTCTTTCATCAttgttttttattagatttttactTTCAACCGTTTATTTTGATACTATTCGTTTTATagataaatgatgttgaaaaattatgaaaattggtaCGCCATCTCCTCggtgcttccaactttttggcccttggatcaaatTTTTTGGGGCTATGATGATGTAAAACCCTGGATGATGCTTGCCCCTATTATGCATCATTCAAGCCACAAAAAACTTGATCCAAGAGCCAAGAAGTTGGAAGCGCTAAGGAGTTGGTGCTTCCGGAagcaatatatataagtataatatatataaaatatattagtataaaatatatgtattcgagctatattgagctgaacacgagcgagctgatccCGGCTCGTTAAGGTATCGAGCTGAAAATTCCCTCGTGTttgactcgtttattaaacgagctatTCGATCTCGAGTCCATTTCCAGTTGAACACAAGCTGGCTCGGAAACAACGAGCTGGATTGTTGGCCGTAAATATAGCTGCCTAAACTAAGTTTGTAGAATTTTTTGTATGCGGAGCCAGATAAAGTTTACTTTTGTAATGCAACATTAACTTACATATTTCTGAAGTGTACCAACAAATGCCGCAATCACTCCTAGAAAAAGCATACCAAATGCCTCCCAAGTGTTAACAGAAGCCGTCAAATGAAGCCAAAAGCAGTGAGAATATTTCCTAGTATCAAAGGAAAACACTAAATCTAGGATAACTAGAGTTAACGCAGTATATTGAGAATTAACTAGTGATTATTAACGATTAATAATTATTACCTTGTATATTGTATTTGACTGCGTTACTGCGTTAAAAGTTTCTTTGACACTTCCCAAACCTTGTTGCTATGTTTGAAGGCTGCAATATCTAAAAGACTATGTCAAAGACCTGTACCTTGAGATTTTTAGGTTTTCATTTGATATTAGGAGCTTCTATAGATGAGAAAGTTTATCACATACTACTAACCTACGAAATTTGTAATGGAAGCTAAAAATAAGGTATTTCCTTCTAATGCTTAATTTCACCAATTTCTCTGATCCGCTGTTGCAAATCTCTTAGGCTTACTTTTTCTGTGCTTGGTTTGCAGAATATGCCACGCCATTTTGCTAGAGAACATCTTCCGAAGATAAACAGAAAGATTACACTGTGGGATCCACAGGGGAATCCGTGGGAAATCAGCTTTGTGTGCTATAATACCCACTGTTCTCTCAGTGGCGGTTGGGGCGCCTTCTCTTTCGCCAACAATTTGGAAAAGTATGACGTTTGCGTCTTTGAGCTTGTGAGAAAAAACAATTTGAAAGTACATATTTTTAGGGTGGTTGAGAGTATTGCACCGTTGATCCGCCGTTCCCAATTGAGAGATTGAAACAGTTAACATTCTTTTCAAGGCCATAAAAAAGTGTACAGTTTCGACGATTCAACTATTTTCTTTCTAACATTCAAAATGGTCGGAACATTCAGTGTTGTATTGTCTTTGCATCTATTCTGTGCTGTTGTTGTGTAGATGtgcaaattttcttttcttattgaAGAGACTATTTATATTTTCCGACTTCTTGTTCTCAATAACATGTAAAACTACTGTTGAAGGAAGGGATGAGAGACTTTGCAAGCGTTTGAAGGAACTACTCGGAGCCTTTTGGGCTAAAAATAGGTCTTTTTTGTGGAATGGTTGCTGTATATCAAtggtagaaagaaaaaaaattcgttGTACTCAGGGATTTTACTTTTATCttatcaaatattaattttattcaatggtgagtttgtatatatatatatatatatataattgagctataatacttttgaaagcaccaatccattagtgcttgtaagtttttagcccttaattactaatatctCTTAGATCAAACGCTATTACCTACCACACTATTACCCCATCATGAAACTCACTCtatatctctcca
Coding sequences:
- the LOC109722613 gene encoding B3 domain-containing protein Os11g0197600-like isoform X3, with the protein product MARSAPHFFKVFLPDLLSQHLEIPPAFRKHLENESPGMVSLKGPGGSIWNAELVENSQGFRLESGWKEFVADHSLAAGDFLVFQYDGRLRFSVLVFDSTACDKEAAFSARRPQCDVIVTIESSTEEQEKEEEGETVLEDTQAADSSQNDSLGVNSKKRIGVSDSFKNLPPLKKNCNTLSRSASKGSVDCFAPYSQTSTPHSSSKKQVNFNEMDSSETTIKSSKSLKLINYGHVRRRGEAVAKVQKMPSLISQRRPVTQEEVDRALERAKLFKSKNPSTLIVMQDSYVYSSFFMNMPRHFAREHLPKINRKITLWDPQGNPWEISFVCYNTHCSLSGGWGAFSFANNLEKYDVCVFELVRKNNLKVHIFRVVESIAPLIRRSQLRD
- the LOC109722613 gene encoding B3 domain-containing protein Os11g0197600-like isoform X2: MARSAPHFFKVFLPDLLSQHLEIPPAFRKHLENESPGMVSLKGPGGSIWNAELVENSQGFRLESGWKEFVADHSLAAGDFLVFQYDGRLRFSVLVFDSTACDKEAAFSARRPQCDVIVTIESSTEEQEKEEEGETVLEDTQAADSSQNDSLGVNSKKRIGVSDSFKNLPPLKKNCNTLSRSASKGSVDCFACSSPHFGPLSLEGNSLANANHLKEVPLPSSAQNASQVAPRERDVMSLAWDNLQNLIVRKANSTPEEDNAPYSQTSTPHSSSKKQVNFNEMDSSETTIKSSKSLKLINYGHVRRRGEAVAKVQKMPSLISQRRPVTQEEVDRALERAKLFKSKNPSTLIVMQDSYVYSSFFMNMPRHFAREHLPKINRKITLWDPQGNPWEISFVCYNTHCSLSGGWGAFSFANNLEKYDVCVFELVRKNNLKVHIFRVVESIAPLIRRSQLRD
- the LOC109722613 gene encoding B3 domain-containing protein Os11g0197600-like isoform X1 — its product is MARSAPHFFKVFLPDLLSQHLEIPPAFRKHLENESPGMVSLKGPGGSIWNAELVENSQGFRLESGWKEFVADHSLAAGDFLVFQYDGRLRFSVLVFDSTACDKEAAFSARRPQCDVIVTIESSTEEQEKEEEGETVLEDTQAADSSQNDSLGVNSKKRIGVSDSFKNLPPLKKNCNTLSRSASKGSVDCFGKSKKTKTITSLLACSSPHFGPLSLEGNSLANANHLKEVPLPSSAQNASQVAPRERDVMSLAWDNLQNLIVRKANSTPEEDNAPYSQTSTPHSSSKKQVNFNEMDSSETTIKSSKSLKLINYGHVRRRGEAVAKVQKMPSLISQRRPVTQEEVDRALERAKLFKSKNPSTLIVMQDSYVYSSFFMNMPRHFAREHLPKINRKITLWDPQGNPWEISFVCYNTHCSLSGGWGAFSFANNLEKYDVCVFELVRKNNLKVHIFRVVESIAPLIRRSQLRD